Proteins found in one Drosophila busckii strain San Diego stock center, stock number 13000-0081.31 chromosome 2R, ASM1175060v1, whole genome shotgun sequence genomic segment:
- the LOC108595348 gene encoding LDLR chaperone boca encodes MKSRYILILLALVPMVMSKKYTDEEKPEWAKKDIRDYSEADLERLLDQWEEDEEPLEPDELPEHLRPQPKMDFSNLDSKNPEDLLKVSKKGRTLMTFVSVTGNPTREEGDTITKLWQTSLWNNHIQAERYMVDDNRAIFLFKDGAQAWEAKDFLVDQERCKGVTIENKEYPGVHVKDEL; translated from the exons ATGAAATCGCGTTATATTTTGATCCTGCTGGCCCTTGTGCCTATGGTGATGTCGAAGAAGTACACGGATGAGGAGAAACCGGAGTGGGCCAAGAAAGATATACGCGACTACAGCGAAGCTGATTTGGAGCGTCTGCTGGACCAGTGGGAG GAGGATGAGGAGCCACTGGAGCCAGATGAGCTCCCTGAGCACCTAAGACCACAGCCTAAGATGGATTTCTCAAACTTGGACAGCAAGAATCCCGAGGATCTGCTTAAAGTATCCAAGAAAGGCCGTACCTTGATGACATTTGTGTCAGTAACGGGCAATCCAACAAGGGAAGAGGGCGACACCATTACCAAGCTTTGGCAGACTAGCCTATGGAATAATCACATACAAGCGGAGCGCTATATGGTAGACGATAATCGTGCTATATTCCTGTTCAAAGACGGCGCTCAGGCGTGGGAGGCGAAAGACTTTTTGGTGGATCAGGAACGCTGCAAGGGTGTAACAATCGAAAACAAAGAGTATCCAGGCGTGCATGTAAAGGATGAATTGTAG
- the LOC108595347 gene encoding ribulose-phosphate 3-epimerase codes for MTLQAKIGPSILNADLANLTAESQKLLDNGADYLHLDVMDGSFVPNLTFGHPMVKCLRNNIKSAFFETHMMVSNPEQWIAPMADAGVNLYTFHIEPVKDVCKVSRQVQEAGMKVGLAIKPNTSVEALQQYMDIADLVLVMTVEPGFGGQSFMENMMQKVQWLRSHYPNIDIEVDGGVGPKTIECCAKSGANWIVSGTAVVGATDQRKVITEMREVVQSYLK; via the exons ATGACGCTTCAAGCTAAAATCGGGCCCTCTATATTGAACGCAGATTTGGCTAATTTAACTGCCGAATCACAAAAGCTGCTGGACAATGGCGCAGACTATCTGCATCTGGATGTTATGGATGGCAGCTTTGTGCCGAATCTAACATTCGGACATCCCATGGTTAAGTGCTTGCGCAACAATATCAAG TCTGCCTTCTTTGAGACGCACATGATGGTGAGCAATCCAGAGCAGTGGATTGCGCCCATGGCCGATGCGGGCGTTAACCTTTACACCTTTCACATTGAGCCTGTCAAGGACGTATGCAAGGTCAGCCGGCAAGTGCAGGAGGCGGGCATGAAAGTGGGCTTGGCTATTAAGCCCAATACCAGC GTAGAGGCTCTGCAGCAGTATATGGATATAGCCGATCTAGTGCTGGTCATGACTGTGGAGCCTGGCTTTGGTGGACAATCATTTATGGAGAATATGATGCAGAAGGTGCAGTGGCTGCGCTCACACTATCCCAATATTGATATCGAAGTCGATGGTGGCGTCGGACCCAAAACAATTGAGTGCTGTGCCAAGTCTGGCGCCAACTGGATTGTCTCGGGCACCGCTGTGGTGGGAGCAACAGATCAGCGCAAGGTTATTACTGAGATGCGCGAGGTGGTGCAGAGTTATCTCAAATAG
- the LOC108597197 gene encoding uncharacterized protein LOC108597197: protein MNALDMNKQFLEPQCNRTRSERAASLALPLNSLLDFYDKQQEQCKSVTLLPLPSNNSQGNNASSIVRRHSSHYYPMLEDKQKVMQPQQLPPTANELLVNMADAKYGKSLPVKPQQQLMRVDTPVTPPPPPIPRRLMRGNANMSVSSVFVYPQPATTTTTTNVNRDSSLECNVGNVAQTALLVDLAANDADGISDDDRMSLENSVFDESLTSTPVKVARLVAKRAQRSSSSTVDSAYGSSVHSERFASSSTSVDFRSRFSSVDTQSSLDEKPLVDSPLAVMHKLNNQNNNNNILYANSSSSNYNNNNKLPAVPARKLPPPPPKCHSSNSSESGVGIGSSSSVSASASTSSAGSGSSSMSSTSVSLSLGGQQQRRAPEAPPRQLSSFECLELEQTPRVHAPQPTPLTVRNKLQRNKPPPIVYPKLQQRQDSTLSSDSYSISSSPGYNSKLMETPLLAAAQSARKTNAPGVAHGRFAPTTPARGKLNFRQDSTISSDSFSLTSSPGYNTKLMEAPLLPALSAKRLCSAPAPIVCRQGLPVEPIEELEPPQTLPPLTKNATPSSLQTIVRFQNGTPHTMSLQHQIINRRKSSNPYITNGRLKFRLFQILINAFALLAIAGGLAAYFNAYPTIKFVNKTIINTIHVEEPSSFGKNPAPGTCLPIIVKFCQGPQIPYNYTVFPNYIGHFGQLETQVDLDSYEALVDVRCYELVSLFLCTLFVPKCGMNGATVPPCKTLCTETMRRCGFFFDVFGLSLPEYLNCKLFKDFSSAEDCVGLDEVREVMISSADPKCDGFQCDKNRCLPKEYVCDGHLDCADQSDESECERCQEGQVYCGDERCVSIKQICDGYIDCPYAQDERNCLRLSDRNGDVGSGVLEVYRMSQRQWIPACVKNWDRAVSPSAVCSILGYSAVNGTSVLTQRTHRSLMASVNVSTDIWKLYAKRRSTLMQEFGNCRQTEDYPIAELTCINYECGKVKRGRHKPSRRIIGGSQAKPGNWPFLAAILGGPEKIFYCAGVLISDQWVLTASHCVGNHTVIDLEDWTIQLGVTRRNSFTYTGQKVKVKTVIPHPQYNMAIAHDNDIALFQLATRVTFHEHLLPVCLPPPSVKNLRPEQLCTVIGWGKREDKDPKSTYEHIVNEVQVPIITRSQCDEWLDNLTVSEGMVCAGYDDGGKDACQGDSGGPLLCPYPGEKDRWFVGGIVSWGIMCAHPKLPGVYANVIKYVPWIHEQIQKHTRPASEEPLQKYDMHPGGPDILSKHAAPPMRKRKPFNYHNGKPMGIDFYDSEERK from the exons ATGAACGCACTCGATatgaataaacaatttttggaGCCACAATGCAATCGCACGCG CTCAGAGCGAGCCGCTAGCTTGGCGCTGCCCTTGAACTCGCTGCTGGATTTTTACGacaagcagcaggagcaatGCAAATCGGTCACCTTGCTGCCACTGCCCAGCAACAATAGTCAGGGCAATAATGCCAGCAGCATTGTGAGACGACACTCCTCACACTATTATCCCATGCTGGAGGACAAACAAAAGGTAATGCAGCCGCAACAGCTGCCACCAACGGCTAATGAACTGCTG GTAAACATGGCGGATGCGAAATATGGCAAGTCACTGCCTGtgaagccgcagcagcagctaatgcgCGTGGATACGCCTGTCACGCCCCCACCGCCGCCCATACCCAGACGTCTGATGCGCGGCAATGCGAACATGAGCGTCAGCTCGGTGTTTGTTTATCcacaaccagcaacaacaacaacaacaacaaatgtgaaCAGAGACTCATCGCTGGAGTGCAATGTGGGCAACGTGGCACAGACAGCGCTCTTGGTGGATTTGGCAGCCAACGATGCGGATGGCATATCGGATGATGATCGCATGAGTCTGGAGAACTCGGTGTTCGACGAGTCCTTGACCTCCACGCCAGTGAAAGTGGCCAGATTGGTGGCCAAGCGTGCGCAGCGCTCCTCCAGCAGCACTGTGGACTCTGCCTATGGCTCATCCGTGCATAGCGAGCGCTTTGCCTCCAGCTCCACCAGCGTTGACTTTCGCAGTCGCTTCAGCTCCGTCGACACGCAATCCTCGCTGGACGAGAAGCCGCTAGTGGACTCACCGCTCGCTGTTATGCACAAGCTCAACaaccagaacaacaacaacaacattctgtatgccaacagcagcagcagcaactacaacaacaacaacaagttgccaGCGGTACCGGCGCgcaagctgccgccgccgccgcccaagTGCCACAGCTCGAACTCCAGCGAGAGCGGCGttggcattggcagcagcagcagcgtctctGCCTCAGCCTCCACCTCGTCCGCCGGCAGTGGCTCCAGCAGCATGTCCAGCACTTCCGTCTCGCTCAGCCTGGgcggtcagcagcagcgacgcgcgCCCGAAGCGCCGCCGCGTCAGCTCAGCTCCTTTGAGTGCCTCGAGCTGGAGCAGACGCCACGCGTGCACGCTCCACAACCGACGCCGCTCACTGTgcgcaacaagctgcagcgcaACAAGCCGCCGCCCATTGTCTAccccaagctgcagcagcgccaggaCTCGACGCTCTCCAGCGACAGCTACTCCATCAGCTCCAGTCCCGGCTACAACTCCAAGCTCATGGAGACGCCGCTGCTGGCGGCAGCGCAGTCGGCGCGCAAAACCAACGCGCCCGGCGTGGCCCACGGCCGTTTCGCTCCCACAACGCCGGCCCGCGGCAAACTGAACTTTCGCCAGGACTCGACTATATCCAGCGACAGCTTCAGCCTCACCTCCAGTCCCGGCTACAACACCAAGCTCATGGAGGCGCCGCTCCTCCCAGCTCTGTCCGCCAAGCGCCTCTGCAGCG CGCCCGCGCCCATCGTTTGCCGTCAGGGTCTGCCCGTTGAGCCCATAGAGGAGCTGGAGCCGCCGCAGACATTGCCGCCGCTCACCAAgaatgccacgcccagcagccTGCAGACGATTGTGCGCTTCCAGAATGGCACACCGCACACCATGTCCTTGCAGCATCAG ATAATCAATCGTCGCAAGAGCTCCAATCCGTACATCACCAATGGCCGCCTAAAGTTTCGTCTGTTTCAAATTCTGATCAATGCGTTTGCTCTGCTGGCCATTGCCGGTGGCCTTGCCGCCTACTTTAATGCGTATCCGACCATCAAGTTTGTCAACAAGACAATTATCAACACCATACATGTGGAGGAGCCCTCCAGCTTTGGCAAGAATCCCGCGCCGGGCACCTGTCTGCCCATCATTGTCAAGTTCTGCCAGGGACCGCAGATTCCCTACAACTATACAGTGTTCCCCAACTACATTGGACACTTTGGTCAGCTGGAAACGCAAGTG GATTTGGACTCGTATGAGGCTTTGGTGGATGTCAGATGCTATGAACTCGTCTCGCTGTTTCTTTGCACGCTCTTTGTGCCCAAGTGCGGCATGAATGG CGCCACGGTGCCGCCTTGCAAAACGCTCTGCACGGAGACAATGCGTCGTTGTGGCTTCTTCTTTGACGTGTTCGGGCTGAGCCTGCCGGAGTATTTGAACTGCAAACTCTTCAAGGACTTCTCCAGCGCCGAGGACTGCGTGGGACTGGACGAAGTGCGCGAGGTAATGATTTCCTCAGCGGATCCCAAGTGCGATGGCTTTCAATGCGACAAGAATCGCTGCCTGCCCAAGGAGTACGTGTGCGATGGACATCTGGACTGTGCGGATCAGTCGGATGAAAGCGAATGCGAGCGCTGCCAAGAGGGTCAGGTGTACTGCGGGGACGAACGCTGCGTCAGCATCAAGCAGATCTGCGATGGCTACATAGATTGCCCCTATGCGCAGGATGAGCGCAATTGCC TGCGTCTAAGCGATCGCAATGGCGATGTGGGCAGCGGCGTGCTGGAGGTTTATCGCATGAGCCAGCGCCAGTGGATACCGGCGTGCGTGAAGAACTGGGATCGAGCTGTTTCGCCCAGTGCTGTCTGCTCCATACTTGGCTACTCCGCTGTCAACGGCACGAGCGTCTTAACCCAGCGCACGCATCGCTCGCTGATGGCCTCGGTGAATGTATCGACCGATATATGGAAGCTGTATGCCAAGCGGCGCTCGACGCTGATGCAGGAGTTTGGCAATTGCCGGCAGACAGAGGATTACCCCATAGCAGAGCTGACCTGCATCAATTACGAGTGTGGCAAGGTGAAGCGTGGCCGGCACAAGCCCTCCAGACGCATTATAGGCGGCTCGCAGGCCAAGCCAGGCAACTGGCCCTTCTTGGCTGCCATTTTGGGTGGACCCGAGAAGATCTTCTATTGCGCCGGCGTGCTCATCTCGGATCAGTGGGTGCTGACCGCCTCGCACTGCGTGGGCAA TCATACGGTTATAGATCTGGAGGATTGGACCATTCAGTTGGGCGTAACGCGTCGCAATTCGTTTACTTACACGGGTCAGAAGGTCAAGGTGAAGACAGTCATACCGCATCCGCAGTACAACATGGCCATAGCCCATGACAATGACATTGCGCTCTTCCAG CTGGCCACGCGCGTTACTTTCCATGAGCATCTGCTGCCTGTTTGTCTGCCGCCGCCCAGCGTCAAGAATCTGCGTCCGGAGCAGCTCTGCACTGTCATAGGTTGGGGCAAGCGCGAGGATAAGGATC CCAAGTCCACCTATGAGCATATAGTGAACGAGGTGCAGGTGCCCATCATAACTCGCAGCCAGTGCGATGAATGGCTGGACAATCTTACCGTATCCGAGGGAATGGTGTGCGCGGGCTACGATGACGGCGGCAAGGATGCGTGTCAG GGCGACTCGGGTGGACCGCTGCTGTGTCCGTATCCGGGCGAAAAGGATCGTTGGTTTGTGGGCGGCATTGTGTCCTGGGGCATTATGTGTGCGCATCCCAAGCTGCCCGGCGTCTATGCAAACGTCATCAAGTACGTGCCCTGGATACACGAGCAGATACAGAAGCATACGCGTCCGGCCAGCGAGGAGCCGCTGCAAAAGTACGACATGCATCCTGGCGGACCGGATATACTCTCGAAGCATGCAGCACCGCCCATGCGTAAACGCAAACCCTTCAATTACCACAATGGCAAGCCCATGGGCATTGACTTCTACGACAGCGAGGAGCGCAAGTAG